A stretch of Megalobrama amblycephala isolate DHTTF-2021 linkage group LG14, ASM1881202v1, whole genome shotgun sequence DNA encodes these proteins:
- the plxnc1 gene encoding plexin-C1, with amino-acid sequence MRGYLVGILVLLKHCICGDVVNFDGDIKDFVVGKSKLFLLTDHRLYQMRLDLSEEKRKDINNATHQNRVNILVPFDDNNTLITCGTFRDGYCEVLDLNDITKSIYYESGISVGPKRPKNKSIAFIAGPSTSRYLLVGKKDDEKPPYPVVNLWNTLQSQFRGIFNNIEEGIHPSIQSTASDVEFVDGFQRVSPSESYLFLNAKIDSESKVLVLWMDSSKRKKMDIFKSLQAATIQCCNDKARPELVASTVIPSVNGVIWAGVFSAQNQQDPENTALALYDISTVRGRVKGFCTAGDKICGSESGKALQPLSVVFKYSSMSSVAAVRKGSWIVMFIGTSDGQLIKLILDEKFTPGCSTVLYKSADERAVLPRMHFDPEDFKHIYIALRRELRRVSVVQCKFSSLKDCRAALDPLCGWCMKTQRCSTQDECSNTSWVSIPKNSLQTQLLSFQMEQNSSRKITLHLSLSLESTGNPVFSCSFITRSVNLCDGSDPTAVFPNCSCSFSDQLLYTGGLTVSAAVTIEDQKITETLTLRNCSSITDNSPNASYTQCVQCISSGCQWSSSSQRCDWTHGPGPQLLIQDACKNLLSQSVYKEPEILSLEPNKVSFHGRNNVLLRGKNLESVTKIRIRGDLDCIPKEYPVFDRSSDTLRFHIPPSGTKGTVKVCVVTPDDRCHGNSIITYRSQPSCTGIQPTVSWRRGGRKIHIQGSNMEFVESVIVHSSNKVLQTQYSRSSGDMWFHSPHYDGSGLFNLSFKVGNSTVDCVDYFSYKPDPEFTGFTTVQVANYLQVNIQKKADELHLSMSDVNVTGYQGDRQYQCVLEKIESNAVICRITGQSEVDTLDIMVGDFSKHLEPHSNIKYLYILVALVLLIILGAVVGVIVHRKSQRQMNERMNKELEMLESNIRRDIRQGFVDLQTEKAELIDNVGAIPFLDYKHFASKIFFPEAGTLAAVMVRDIGQDSEQTTVDEKCQAFAALIRDKQFLSCFVHALEEQKNFSIKDKCTVASLLTLALHGDLLYLTEVMEDLLQSLMDQSSNANPKLLLRRTESIVEKLLTNWMSICLYGFLRESVGQPLFLLVSALTQQISKGPVDSVTEKALYTLSEDWLLCQAQDFEALKLKVVFAVGTGGEVSEPLEVNALTCDTVQQVKEKILQTFQRKFGFPYTQQFRDIEIEYEKEGKFVMLQEVDETSEIRGHVTMLNTLKHYKVGDGACIKVITTRVHAPLRTQTSVKDDENFSIKYFHMVDPDIDTDLSKHPEKKALKFKEMYLTKLLSTKVAVHSFVETLFRSIWGTLPNGRVPLAVKYFFDFLDVQAERKKISDPDVLHIWKTNSLPLRFWVNILKNPNFVFSDMEKTPHLDGCLSVIAQAFMDSFSLADQNLDKYSPTNKLLYAKDIPQYKQEVKSYYKLVKDQPTISSQDLKMFLQDESKKHQNEFNESAALRELYKYMLRYFNEISQKLEQTDAPASLKEDMHKVKELFDNMKRSGWS; translated from the exons ATGAGAGGATACTTAGTTGGAATACTTGTACTTTTGAAACATTGCATTTGCGGTGATGTGGTGAACTTTGATGGAGACATCAAGGACTTTGTAGTTGGTAAAAGTAAGTTGTTCCTTCTTACTGACCATCGACTATATCAGATGAGACTCGATCTTTCTGAGGAGAAGAGGAAGGACATCAATAATGCCACTCATCAAAACAGAGTCAACATTCTGGTGCCTTTTGATGACAACAACACCCTGATAACCTGTGGGACATTTAGAGATGGATACTGTGAAGTTCTTGACCTCAATGACATTACAAAGAGCATTTACTATGAAAGTGGTATATCTGTAGGACCAAaaagaccaaaaaataaatctattgCGTTCATTGCAGGTCCAAGTACCAGCAGGTACCTTTTAGTTGGGAAAAAGGACGATGAAAAACCTCCGTATCCTGTTGTTAACTTGTGGAACACTTTACAGTCTCAGTTTCGGGGAATTTTCAACAACATAGAAGAAGGAATACACCCCTCCATTCAGAGCACCGCGAGCGATGTGGAGTTTGTTGACGGATTCCAGAGAGTTTCGCCCTCAGAGTCGTACTTGTTTCTCAATGCAAAGATTGACTCGGAGAGTAAAGTGCTCGTCCTGTGGATGgacagctctaaaagaaaaaagatggaCATCTTCAAATCCCTACAGGCTGCAACGATACAGTGCTGCAATGATAAAGCTCGTCCAGAGCTCGTCGCCTCCACCGTTATTCCCTCAGTGAACGGCGTTATTTGGGCAGGTGTGTTCAGTGCGCAGAATCAGCAGGATCCGGAGAACACCGCGCTGGCTCTGTACGACATCAGTACAGTTCGAGGCCGAGTGAAGGGTTTCTGCACTGCTGGTGACAAGATATGTGGTTCTGAG AGTGGTAAAGCACTTCAGCCGCTCTCTGTGGTGTTCAAGTACAGCTCAATGTCATCAGTGGCAGCAGTTAGAAAAGGATCCTGGATTGTGATGTTCATAGGAACCAGTGATGGACAACTGATAAAG TTGATCTTGGATGAGAAATTCACACCGGGCTGTTCAACAGTGCTGTACAAATCTGCAGATGAACGAGCAGTGCttcccagaatgcactttgATCCAGAAGATTTCAAACATATTTACATTGCTCTGAGGAGAGAG CTCAGAAGAGTTTCTGTGGTTCAGTGTAAATTCAGCTCTCTGAAAGACTGCAGAGCTGCTCTGGATCCTCTCTGCGGCTGGTGTATGAAAACACAGAG ATGTTCTACTCAAGATGAATGCTCAAATACTTCATGGGTGTCCATCCCAAAAAACTCTCTTCAGACGCAGCTGCTTTCCTTTCAGATGGAGCAGAATTCTTCTAGAAAG ATTACTCTACATCTTTCCTTGAGTCTGGAGAGCACAGGAAATCCCGTCTTCTCATGTTCCTTCATCACAAGAAGTGTGAATCTGTGTGACGGGTCTGATCCGACTGCAGTTTTCCCAAACTGCTCCTGTAGTTTTTCTGACCAGCTACTATATACTGGAG GTTTAACAGTCTCTGCTGCAGTTACTATTGAGGATCAGAAGATCACAGAGACGCTGACACTGAGGAACTGCTCCAGTATCACAGATAATTCACCAAATGCTTCTTATACACA GTGTGTTCAGTGTATCTCATCTGGGTGTCAGTGGTCCTCTTCCTCACAGCGTTGTGATTGGACACATGGACCTGGACCGCAGTTACTCATACAG GATGCATGTAAAAATCTACTCTCTCAGAGTGTCTACAAA GAGCCAGAGATTCTCTCTCTGGAGCCCAACAAGGTTTCcttccatggcagaaacaacGTTTTACTAAGAGGAAAGAACCTGGAATCTGTCACTAAAATCCGTATTCGAGGAGATCTGGACTGTATTCCTAAAGA ATATCCAGTATTTGATCGCTCCAGTGACACTTTAAGGTTCCACATTCCTCCCAGTGGAACTAAAGGAACAGTGAAAGTGTGTGTTGTTACTCCTGACGACCGTTGTCATGGTAACAGCATCATCACTTACCGTTCCCAGCCCAGCTGCACAGGAATACAGCCCACAGTCAGCTGGAGAAG AGGTGGAAGGAAGATTCACATTCAGGGAAGCAATATGGAATTTGTTGAATCAGTTATTGTCCATTCCTCTAATAAAGTGCTTCAGACACAATACAGCAGAAGCTCAGGG GACATGTGGTTTCACTCCCCCCATTATGATGGCAGTGGTCTGTTTAATTTGTCATTCAAAGTTGGGAACTCCACTGTGGACTGTGTGGATTATTTCTCCTACAAACCTGATCCAGAATTCACTGGATTCACCACTGTACAGGTGGCCAACTATCTACAGGTGAACATTCAG AAAAAGGCAGATGAATTGCATTTGAGTATGAGTGATGTGAATGTGACGGGTTATCAGGGAGATCGGCAGTATCAGTGTGTTTTGGAGAAGATTGAGTCCAATGCCGTTATCTGTAGGATTACAGGGCAATCAGAAGTGGACACACTCGAT ATAATGGTTGGGGATTTTTCTAAACACCTTGAGCCTCATAGTAATATAAAATACTTATACATCCTTGTGGCACTGGTTCTGCTCATAATTCTAGGTGCTGTTG TTGGAGTGATTGTTCACCGTAAGAGCCAAAGACAAATGAATGAGAGAATGAATAAAGAGCTAGAAATGCTGGAAAGCAACATCAGAAGGGATATACGACAAG GCTTTGTTGACTTGCAAACAGAAAAGGCTGAATTGATTGATAATGTTGGAGCCATACCTTTCCTGGATTACAAGCACTTTGCCTCAAAAATCTTCTTTCCTGAG GCTGGTACTCTGGCAGCAGTCATGGTCAGAGACATTGGGCAG gattctgagcagacaACTGTTGATGAAAAATGTCAGGCTTTTGCTGCGCTGATCAGAGATAAACAGTTTCTCAGTTGTTTCGTGCATGCATTAGAGGAACAGAAAAACTTCAGCATAAAAGACAA ATGTACAGTGGCGTCTCTATTGACTCTGGCCCTCCATGGAGACCTGCTTTATCTCACAGAGGTAATGGAGGATCTTCTGCAGAGTCTGATGGACCAGTCCAGTAATGCAAATCCAAAACTTCTCCTGCGCCGCACAGAGTCCATAGTGGAAAAGCTTCTTACCAACTGGATGTCCATCTGTCTGTACGGCTTCCTCAGG GAATCAGTAGGACAGCCTCTCTTCCTGTTGGTGTCAGCTCTGACTCAGCAGATCTCTAAAGGGCCGGTGGATTCAGTGACGGAGAAAGCTCTGTACACCCTTAGCGAGGACTGGCTTCTCTGCCAAGCACAGGACTTTGAGGCCCTG AAACTGAAGGTGGTGTTTGCTGTGGGGACTGGAGGAGAAGTCAGTGAACCCTTAGAGGTCAACGCACTGACCTGTGACACAGTACAGCAGGTCAAGGAGAAGATCTTACAGACCTTCCAGCGAAAGTTTGGTTTCCCCTACACACAGCAGTTCAGGGATATAGAAATTG AATATGAGAAGGAAGGAAAGTTTGTCATGCTACAGGAAGTCGATGAGACCTCAGAGATTCGAGGGCATGTTACCATGTTGAACACTCTAAAACATTATAAG GTTGGAGATGGAGCATGCATTAAAGTTATCACAACAAGAGTCCATGCCCCATTGAGGACTCAGACCAGTGTAAAGG ATGATGAGAACTTCTCCATCAAGTACTTCCATATG GTTGATCCGGATATCGACACAGACCTGAGCAAACATCCTgagaaaaaagcattaaaattcAAAGAGATGTACCTCACCAAGCTGCTCTCCACCAAG GTGGCAGTCCATTCTTTTGTTGAGACCCTTTTCAGGAGTATCTGGGGTACATTGCCCAACGGCAGGGTTCCATTGGCTGTCAAGTATTTTTTCGACTTCCTGGACGTACaagcagagagaaaaaaaatctcagatCCAGATGTTCTCCACATCTGGAAAACAAACAG CCTCCCGCTCCGTTTCTGGGTGAATATCCTGAAGAACCCTAACTTTGTGTTCAGTGACATGGAAAAGACGCCTCACCTGGACGGCTGTCTGTCCGTCATCGCTCAGGCCTTCATGGACTCCTTCTCACTAGCAGATCAAAACCTAGACAAG TATTCACCAACCAATAAGCTACTCTATGCCAAAGATATCCCTCAGtacaaacaggaagtgaagtcGTACTACAAGTTAGTGAAGGACCAGCCTACGATCAGCAGCCAAGATTTGAAAATGTTTCTTCAAGATGAGTCAAAG AAACATCAAAATGAGTTCAATGAATCTGCAGCTCTGCGTGAACTCTACAAATACATGCTCCGCTACTTCAATGAG ATTTCTCAGAAGCTGGAACAGACAGACGCCCCCGCTAGCCTGAAAGAAGACATGCACAAAGTGAAGGAGCTTTTTGACAACATGAAACGAAGTGGTTGGAGCTGA